AGTCAATTCTTCTCCTTGGATATTTTGGGCAGTAGAACGTCCAGTGGCTTTGTGGCCGTCGCCGAGTGGTCCGGGTCTAGCTGCGATTAGGCGGGCAGAGCAAACATCAGGGCCATCGCTGCTGCGCCGGAGAATTCGAAGCCGTACGTCACACGGACGGCCGCCGCTGACGCGTCGGATAGGCCGGTAAAGAGCCTCAAGGCCCACGGACACAGCAGAAGCACCAGGAAAAATACTGATGAGGCTGCGAAGAATACCGCGGGCAGGATCATCAGGGTGTCGTTGTAGTCCCAGGTTCCTGTCATGTCAACGGCAACGCCTGCGGCCAGACCGTGGTGGTTGTGGGATGATCCGGGGGCCGACATGATGTCGGGGTGCGGGGCCGTAGGGTGATTCATTACTGCGACCATGAGGGCTGCAGCGGCCATGTTGAGACCGTGATAGGCGCAGCGAAGCCGTCCCCGGCCTTCTGCACAGAGTGCCTTGAGCTCCGGCCGTGCGGCAGCCTGCAGGGCAAACCAAAATGCGCCGCCGCCAAGGACCGCGACCTGAAGCAGCGCGGTGGAAGAAGCAAAGTTCCACAGCATTGCTGCCATTACGGCGTTCATCAGGACATGGAGGGCGCTGTTTGCCAGGTCCACCATGCTGCGCCGTCTGGTTGCCTGTGCGAGATTGTAGCCTCCCGCGGCAAGCAGCAAGGCCGTCAGAGCCCAGGTTATTGCGGGGTTATCGAACACGGGGAACACGCTTTCACGGGGTGAAGGGCTTGGGATCTTCCCCCTGTACCGCCGGGTGGGCGATGCAGGGGGAAGATCCGGGCCTGGAATTCTGTTCCTGCCTCAATTCGCAGATCGTATTGAAATCGAACTGTGGCAGGTCCGGATCTTCTTCATCAACGACCGGTCCGTGACCGTCGTTGGCGAGCGCAATCCGCCTAATCGTGTCGTACTTAATCGGATTGATTTACTTCAGGTACAGCGCAAAACCGGTTCCTGCGAGGAATAATGCGGCAGCGATATAGGGAATGAGTTTGAACAGCAGCGATTCTGAGGTCTGCCCCACCGTGGTGCCGAGGTATTGGATCATGAGGATGACGACACAGAGCACTCCCAGCCTGCCAACGACCGGAGCGGCTTTTATCCACCAATTGCTTCCGTATCGCTGGTGTTTCCTGAAGTAGTTGTAGACGGAGACCATCGTCTCCGTAGCCCACTACGAAGGGCACGTTGCCGCTCATGGCGGTGATGGGGGCTGAGGTGGCCACAGCCATGAAGACAACGTCTACGAGCCCGAGCGTATTGGGCTTGAGCTGGCCCGGCTCCGCTGCGGGCTCCCCGCCTCGGACAGCGCTGCGTTCACTCTCCGTAGATAGTTGCCTGCTCATTGTTCGTGTCCTTCACAACAATGAGCCCCTTCCATCGAGGGGGTTTCGGGCCGCGGCAGGTCCAGAGTGGGGTTCTGGTCGAAGAAGCCGTGGGGCTGGAGAATGAATCCCACGTGCTGGCGCGGCATGACGGGCCAGTCTTCGAGCCGAACCACGTGGTGCATGCCGAAGGTGTACCAGACCACCAGATCCTCATCGACAATGTTCCGGTCGGCCGCGGTCCATGCCGGCAAGCCGTCCCCGCCGGTGCTCTGGTTCGGGTACTCACCGGCCGGGAAACGTTCTGCCCGATCGTAGGCGGTGACCCAGAGGTTGTTGCGGGCAAACTGTGCGCGCTGGCTAACGTGTGCCTTGTCGTCGGCGGCCAGAGTGATGGCATCGGTGGGCATCAGGCGGTAGGCCACCGGTTCATCCACCAGGTTACGACTGTCGTGGTTGACGACCTTCCAGAAGCGGTGTTTTGAACTGTCGGCCCGGCGGATGGCCGCCTGTTCGGTTTCCAGCAGCCGATCCACGGTGTGGAAGGCGCTGAGGGTCGGGCTTTCCGCTGGGATTTCGGTGTCCACCTCATAGACAGCGTTGCGGGGGCCGTCGATTTCAAAATCCATGCGGACATTGAAGATGTGCTGGTGGATGGGGGCATACAGCCCGTCGTTGTTCAGGGTCTGTCCGTACTTGTTCTTCTCACCCGGGTTCTGGCCGGCGGTGGAAAGGATGCCAGTGGCCTTGACGAGGAACTCGACGGTTCCGTCCAGGTACAGATGCCAGTAGAAGCCGTACTCGTAGTTGGCCACCGTGGCAATGAAGGAAATCACCAGCTTGCGGGAACGGCGCACCTCTGCCGAGCCTTTGCGGAAGTCGAAGTGCTTCCACATGATGCTGTCGTCTTCCTCGTGCATGCACACGGCATTCTTGATCGTCATGGGGTTGCCGTGGCTGTCAGCCACGATCCCGTCGAAGTACTGGATTTCACCCAGACAGTCGCAACCGAGCTTGAGCGAATTTGCCATAACCCCGATGTTGTATTCGCCGGCGTCGAAAGCGTTTTTCTTGGCCTGCACCGGTGACGGGTCACCGTAGGGGACGACCATCTCCACCAGCGACGCCCGATTGATGACCGGCCGGTTTCGGCCCTTGTCGCGGAAGTGGATCTGGTGCAGCACCAGACCTTCCCGGGGCGTGAAGCCGATGCGGAAGGACCAATCTCCCCACTGCACGTGGTTGCCCCTCACCGTGAAGGAGGCTCCCTCGGGCTGGGTGATGGCGATGGGCTTGAGATCGGTCCGTGCCGGCCCGACGTGCTGGGGAAGGTAGTTGCCGACGGTTTGGGGAACCGGAACGAAACCGTTGTCTTCAACCTCCACCACCTGACCGGAATTGAGGTCGTAGATGATGACGAGGTTTTCGGCCGGGTGTGCGTAGGGGTTGTCGTCGGCATCGAGCCTGGTGAAGACCAAAGCACGCATGAGGCGCCGACCTTCGGCATCGGTGCCGAAATATCCCGCCGACCATGGTTCGATACAGACCAGGTCAAGGTCGGTCAGGCCACGGCCTGCGAGGGCCTCCACAACGCGGGGGTCGGCTTTGCAGTTGACCTCGCACTCATCGAACTCATCCAGCATGATGGGGGGCTGGACCCCGGCACCGAGTTCCTTCCAGCCGCTGATGAGGCCTGAGTCAAGATCCACAATGGCCTCATAGGCTAGGCCCGTAGTACGATCGATGAGCACCGAATCCGCTTCGCGGACCGGAAGTACACCGCTCCTGAGCGCTTGCTTGGACGGCTCGCGCAACTCAACGCTGACGAAGCGGAACGACTCCTCTTTGGCTGGCCCGCCCTTCAGGATCGACACCGCGCGCGTGATTTCGTCATGGGACAGCGGATCAAGGGGATGCGAGACTCCCACAGGGGTGTGGATTTTATTATTGACTGTCATGATCTCTCCTTGTGTGTATTGCAAGTCATGGGAACGTGGGGTGAAAGTAGTATCGGAGCCGGGGGTCCAAAAATTTCACCAATTGAAGGATTGTCTTAGGCCGGCCAATCGATCAGCCGGGACCTGATCAGGAACCGTTTGCCCTCGGGGGCCTCCACGGAGAATCCGGATCCGCGTCCGGGCACCACGTCCACCGTCAGGTGGGTGTGCTTCCAGTATTCGAACTGTTCCCGCGACATCCAGAAGTCGATCTGCCCCAGGCGCGCCGCGCCGCCGTCGTCCACAGCACCGTCGTTCAGGGGAAGTTCGAACACGCCCAGGAGCACGTCGGATCCCCCGGTCTTGAAGTCGCCCTCGGGGAAGCACATCGGCGAGGAGCCGTCGCAGCAGCCGCCGGACTGGTGGAACATCAGCGGCCCGTGGCGCGCCCAGAGCACCTGCAGCAGCGCGGTGGCCGCCGGGGAGAGGGCCACCCGGGAGAACTCCTCGCCCTCGATGGCCGGCCGCGCGTCGATCCTGGTTCCCATGCCTGTCTCCTCACGGTGTTGCGGCGAACGGCGGTGTGGCGGGGTAGGCCGCCCGGGAAGCGCTCCGCATTGGGGATGGGTTGCGGGCACTTCCCGGGCGGGGCCCTGCCCCGCCAAGTGCGGGGCAGCAGGCTAGAAGAAGCCGAGGGCGTCCGGGGAGTAGGACACCAGCAGGTTCTTGGTCTGCTGGTAGTGGTCCAGCATCATCAGGTGCGTCTCGCGGCCGATGCCGGAGGACTTGTACCCGCCGAACGCGGCGTGGGCCGGGTAGGCGTGGTAGTTGTTCACCCAGACGCGGCCGGCCTGGATCTCGCGCCCGGCCTGGTAGGCCACCGAGCCGTTGCGGCTCCAGACGCCGGCGCCGAGCCCGTAGAGGGTGTCGTTGGCGGTCTTGATCGCGTCCGCGTACTCGCCGAAGCGAGTCACGGAGACCACGGGGCCGAAGATCTCCTCCTGGAAGATGCGCATGGAGTTGTCGCCCTCGAAGATGGTCGGCTGCACGTAGTAGCCCCCGGCCAGCTCCCCGCCGAGGTCGGCCCGGGCCCCGCCGGTGAGGACCTTGGCGCCCTCCTGCCTGCCGATGTCGATGTAGGAGAGGATCTTCTCCAGCTGGTCGTTGGAGGCCTGGGCGCCCATCATGGTGGCCGTGTCCAGCGGGTTGCCCTGGACGATCCGCCGGGTGCGGGCGACCGCGTCGCCGAGGAACCGGTCGTAGATCGAGTCCTGGATCAGGGCCCGCGACGGGCAGGTGCAGACCTCGCCCTGGTTCAGGGCGAAGAGCGTGAAGCCCTCCTGCGCCTTGTCGTAGAACGCGTCGTGGGCGTCTGCGACGTCCTCGAAGAAGATGTTCGGGCTCTTGCCGCCGAGCTCCAGCGTCACCGGGATCAGGTTCTCGGAGGCGTACTGCATGATCAGCCGGCCCGTGGTGGTCTCGCCGGTGAAAGCGATCTTGCGGATGCGCTTGCTGGAGGCCAGCGGCTTGCCCGCCTCCAGCCCGAAGCCGTTGACGATGTTCAGCACGCCGGCCGGGAGCAGGTCCCCGACCAGTTCGGCGAGCACCAGGATGGAGACCGGGGTCTGCTCGGCCGGCTTGAGCACGACGGCGTTGCCCGCCGCGAGCGCGGGAGCCAGCTTCCACACGGC
This genomic interval from Paenarthrobacter aurescens TC1 contains the following:
- a CDS encoding hypothetical protein (identified by Glimmer2; putative) — its product is MVDLANSALHVLMNAVMAAMLWNFASSTALLQVAVLGGGAFWFALQAAARPELKALCAEGRGRLRCAYHGLNMAAAALMVAVMNHPTAPHPDIMSAPGSSHNHHGLAAGVAVDMTGTWDYNDTLMILPAVFFAASSVFFLVLLLCPWALRLFTGLSDASAAAVRVTYGFEFSGAAAMALMFALPA
- a CDS encoding putative membrane protein produces the protein MVSVYNYFRKHQRYGSNWWIKAAPVVGRLGVLCVVILMIQYLGTTVGQTSESLLFKLIPYIAAALFLAGTGFALYLK
- the maoII gene encoding copper methylamine oxidase (identified by similarity to SP:Q07123; match to protein family HMM PF01179; match to protein family HMM PF02727; match to protein family HMM PF02728), yielding MTVNNKIHTPVGVSHPLDPLSHDEITRAVSILKGGPAKEESFRFVSVELREPSKQALRSGVLPVREADSVLIDRTTGLAYEAIVDLDSGLISGWKELGAGVQPPIMLDEFDECEVNCKADPRVVEALAGRGLTDLDLVCIEPWSAGYFGTDAEGRRLMRALVFTRLDADDNPYAHPAENLVIIYDLNSGQVVEVEDNGFVPVPQTVGNYLPQHVGPARTDLKPIAITQPEGASFTVRGNHVQWGDWSFRIGFTPREGLVLHQIHFRDKGRNRPVINRASLVEMVVPYGDPSPVQAKKNAFDAGEYNIGVMANSLKLGCDCLGEIQYFDGIVADSHGNPMTIKNAVCMHEEDDSIMWKHFDFRKGSAEVRRSRKLVISFIATVANYEYGFYWHLYLDGTVEFLVKATGILSTAGQNPGEKNKYGQTLNNDGLYAPIHQHIFNVRMDFEIDGPRNAVYEVDTEIPAESPTLSAFHTVDRLLETEQAAIRRADSSKHRFWKVVNHDSRNLVDEPVAYRLMPTDAITLAADDKAHVSQRAQFARNNLWVTAYDRAERFPAGEYPNQSTGGDGLPAWTAADRNIVDEDLVVWYTFGMHHVVRLEDWPVMPRQHVGFILQPHGFFDQNPTLDLPRPETPSMEGAHCCEGHEQ
- a CDS encoding aldehyde dehydrogenase (NAD) family protein (identified by match to protein family HMM PF00171), whose amino-acid sequence is MTVYANPGTEGSLITFKPRYDHYIGGEWKAPIKGRYFENVTPVTGQVFTEVARGTAEDIEAALDAAHGAAPGWGRTSAAERAVILNRIADRMEANLELLAIAETWDNGKAVRETLNADLPLAIDHFRYYAGAIRAQEGRLSQIDENTTAYHYHEPLGVVGQIIPWNFPILMAVWKLAPALAAGNAVVLKPAEQTPVSILVLAELVGDLLPAGVLNIVNGFGLEAGKPLASSKRIRKIAFTGETTTGRLIMQYASENLIPVTLELGGKSPNIFFEDVADAHDAFYDKAQEGFTLFALNQGEVCTCPSRALIQDSIYDRFLGDAVARTRRIVQGNPLDTATMMGAQASNDQLEKILSYIDIGRQEGAKVLTGGARADLGGELAGGYYVQPTIFEGDNSMRIFQEEIFGPVVSVTRFGEYADAIKTANDTLYGLGAGVWSRNGSVAYQAGREIQAGRVWVNNYHAYPAHAAFGGYKSSGIGRETHLMMLDHYQQTKNLLVSYSPDALGFF